The Halalkalibacter krulwichiae genome has a segment encoding these proteins:
- the cobD gene encoding threonine-phosphate decarboxylase CobD, whose product MLLPNHGANPEILLEKLGKRRPKQIYDFSENTNPFGPPEFLKNISMDELLTTMTHYPDPEVSLLSSRLAAKNGVSISQVLVGNGAAELIFLLANMLQGKRVGIVEPAFSEYRDACSAFNCQITSVVLSPPWQLDLNKVKAVLPEVDALFLCSPNNPTGVRFRREDLVDLIREAEKNQTYIVLDEAFYDFCELEEGLEQLVHQYSVIILLRSLTKMFAVAGVRLGYVLANPFVIEALKKRQPPWSVNGIAQQIGIRLLEEKAFVNQTVNKIQAEKRHVVGRLRQLNFFVSESTVNFYLLAEKDRKDLFPLLSYLAEQGIIARHTYNFKGLGGRYLRLAVKDREYNDLLIKALSRWRQQ is encoded by the coding sequence ATGCTATTACCTAATCACGGAGCTAATCCGGAAATATTATTAGAAAAGCTCGGAAAGAGAAGACCAAAACAAATATATGATTTTAGTGAAAATACAAATCCATTTGGTCCCCCTGAGTTCTTGAAAAATATATCTATGGATGAATTGCTAACAACAATGACTCATTATCCGGATCCAGAAGTTAGTCTGCTATCTAGTAGACTAGCAGCAAAGAATGGCGTTTCGATTAGTCAAGTTCTTGTCGGAAATGGTGCTGCTGAGCTGATCTTTCTGCTAGCTAATATGTTACAGGGGAAACGAGTCGGGATTGTTGAGCCTGCATTTTCAGAGTATCGAGATGCTTGTTCAGCGTTCAACTGTCAAATTACATCAGTCGTTTTATCGCCTCCATGGCAGCTTGATTTAAATAAAGTAAAAGCTGTTTTGCCTGAGGTTGATGCTCTATTTTTATGTAGTCCGAATAATCCCACAGGTGTTCGTTTTCGCCGAGAAGATCTAGTCGATTTAATAAGGGAAGCTGAAAAGAATCAAACGTATATTGTGTTAGATGAAGCTTTTTATGACTTTTGCGAATTAGAAGAGGGATTAGAACAATTAGTCCATCAGTATTCAGTCATCATTTTGCTTCGCTCTCTAACAAAAATGTTTGCTGTTGCAGGTGTAAGACTTGGCTATGTTCTTGCCAATCCTTTTGTAATCGAAGCCTTAAAGAAAAGGCAGCCTCCATGGAGCGTGAATGGGATTGCGCAACAAATTGGAATAAGATTATTAGAGGAAAAAGCATTTGTTAATCAAACCGTAAATAAAATCCAAGCCGAAAAAAGGCATGTTGTTGGACGTTTACGTCAGTTAAACTTTTTTGTGTCAGAATCAACGGTGAATTTTTATTTGCTTGCTGAAAAAGATCGAAAAGACTTGTTTCCTCTTCTTTCTTATCTTGCAGAACAAGGGATTATTGCAAGACATACATACAACTTTAAGGGTTTAGGAGGCAGGTATTTACGCTTGGCTGTCAAAGATCGGGAGTATAACGATCTATTAATTAAAGCACTATCTCGTTGGAGGCAGCAATGA
- a CDS encoding VanW family protein: MKFVFVFITLLLLAGCNGFAFAENPKIVAAHSSYFVNEVKAKAPVYWPVELIDEWNDTVHSISMNDYGYLFSEKIDNESLSQLASKLASQIDSPMENARVKPNDEFDPGKKRVILSESELVESLLNLEVGTKELILPIYVTEPTVTKNDITGIEQRKIGEFKTFFNPSVTGRSQNVLLSAEAISGIVLGPGDSFSFNQMVGERTRERGYQEAMEIVDKEFVMGIGGGICQTSSTLFNAVDKAGLEMIERYTHSREIGYVPTGRDATVSWGGPDFRFSNPHPYPVIIRSNVDLQKGELLVSVHTK; the protein is encoded by the coding sequence ATGAAATTTGTTTTTGTCTTTATAACATTGTTGTTGCTTGCAGGTTGTAATGGTTTTGCTTTTGCGGAAAATCCTAAAATAGTAGCGGCCCACTCTTCCTATTTTGTTAATGAAGTAAAAGCAAAAGCACCCGTGTATTGGCCAGTTGAATTAATTGATGAATGGAATGATACAGTTCACTCTATCTCAATGAATGATTATGGTTATTTATTTTCTGAAAAGATTGACAATGAGTCTCTGAGCCAATTAGCTAGTAAGCTTGCTAGTCAGATAGATAGCCCGATGGAGAATGCAAGGGTGAAACCAAATGACGAATTTGACCCGGGGAAAAAGCGAGTGATTTTATCTGAGAGTGAACTAGTAGAGAGTCTATTGAACCTTGAGGTTGGAACGAAGGAACTTATCTTACCCATTTATGTTACGGAACCAACTGTGACGAAGAATGATATTACGGGCATTGAGCAGAGAAAAATAGGTGAATTCAAGACGTTTTTTAATCCCTCGGTTACAGGTCGCTCTCAAAATGTTTTATTGTCGGCAGAAGCAATTTCTGGGATCGTTCTTGGCCCTGGAGACAGCTTTTCGTTCAATCAGATGGTAGGAGAGAGAACGAGAGAGAGAGGCTACCAAGAAGCAATGGAGATCGTTGATAAAGAATTTGTAATGGGAATTGGAGGAGGAATTTGTCAGACATCATCGACACTGTTTAATGCGGTTGATAAAGCCGGTTTAGAGATGATTGAACGCTATACTCACTCAAGAGAAATTGGCTATGTACCAACAGGAAGGGATGCAACAGTTTCTTGGGGCGGACCAGACTTTAGATTTAGCAACCCCCATCCTTACCCAGTTATAATTCGGTCAAATGTTGATTTGCAAAAAGGAGAATTACTCGTTTCCGTTCATACGAAATAA
- a CDS encoding bifunctional adenosylcobinamide kinase/adenosylcobinamide-phosphate guanylyltransferase, translating into MTWVNSYDELLASPVNTMNGTVIIYGIEAVIQSFMNDDDPRKSFYKWLDQWLNWEKETAQSKLVLIGVDVGKGVVPIEKEKRNYRDLVGWCYQDVVKEATRVDIIWYGLNQQLK; encoded by the coding sequence TTGACATGGGTTAACAGCTATGATGAATTACTGGCTTCACCTGTGAATACAATGAATGGAACTGTCATCATTTATGGCATAGAAGCAGTAATCCAATCATTTATGAACGACGATGACCCACGAAAGTCTTTTTATAAGTGGCTAGATCAATGGTTAAATTGGGAAAAAGAAACAGCTCAATCAAAACTAGTCTTAATTGGTGTAGATGTTGGAAAAGGTGTAGTCCCTATTGAAAAAGAAAAAAGGAATTATCGTGATCTAGTTGGGTGGTGTTATCAAGATGTGGTAAAGGAAGCAACTCGTGTAGACATCATTTGGTATGGACTCAACCAACAACTGAAATAG
- a CDS encoding histidine phosphatase family protein: protein MGNRLVVTLIRHGLTKFNEEKRYLGWKNQPLSKKGNEELLQLTHKYRNHTGDILLTSDLVRCIETAKLLFPNQPIVTSSKLREYDFGEWEGKTYEQLKETKLYRDWLDDPLSNFPPKGEAYHSFQRRTEEAFYDMVELAHKRKSKHVVVVCHGGVIRQWLSSYSPVNKSKSFFEWNVTINSCYQMIGSIDKIRRGLTFTSLQEEPITAKINGH, encoded by the coding sequence ATGGGGAATCGTTTGGTTGTTACTCTTATTAGACATGGTTTAACAAAGTTTAATGAAGAAAAAAGGTATTTAGGCTGGAAGAATCAACCCTTGTCTAAAAAAGGAAATGAGGAACTACTTCAATTAACTCACAAGTATCGTAATCATACGGGTGATATCCTTTTAACTAGTGACTTAGTTCGATGTATAGAAACGGCGAAACTTTTATTTCCTAATCAGCCTATTGTGACGTCATCTAAATTAAGAGAGTACGATTTTGGAGAATGGGAAGGGAAAACATATGAGCAATTAAAAGAAACGAAATTGTATCGTGATTGGTTAGATGATCCACTCTCGAACTTCCCGCCAAAAGGAGAAGCTTATCATTCATTTCAGCGTAGGACTGAAGAAGCTTTCTATGACATGGTCGAACTTGCACATAAAAGGAAAAGTAAACATGTTGTTGTCGTTTGTCACGGGGGCGTTATAAGACAGTGGCTGTCTAGTTATTCACCGGTCAACAAGTCCAAGTCTTTCTTTGAATGGAATGTCACAATAAATAGTTGTTATCAAATGATAGGGAGCATCGATAAAATAAGGAGAGGATTAACATTCACTTCATTACAGGAGGAGCCTATAACGGCAAAAATAAATGGGCATTAA
- a CDS encoding ABC transporter substrate-binding protein produces MKQVKLVLLALFLACFVAACGQDQALETEHSADTTDEVTVPAEEQDLEGIYPITVTDALGDEVTIESQPQRIVSLVPSVTETVFAVGAGEKVVGRSDWDNYPEEVLEIESIGGMEFDVEKIISLSPDVVLAHESGVGSGEEGLNQIRNANIPVVVVPNSNSLADVYEAIEFIGAVTGYQDESSTIVSEMQTAFAAIEDKASAISEDERKRVWVEIGPAPEIYTTGSGTFMDEMLSLINAVNVAGDEEGWPMFTEEEAVAFNPDVILLTYGHYFENATESVLSRAAWADIPAVANNEIYEVVSDEVERPGPRLTKGVEQIAKAVYPEVFGE; encoded by the coding sequence ATGAAGCAAGTAAAATTAGTGTTATTGGCATTGTTTCTTGCATGTTTTGTTGCAGCATGTGGTCAAGACCAAGCTCTAGAAACAGAGCATAGTGCTGACACGACAGATGAGGTAACAGTACCGGCAGAAGAGCAAGATTTAGAGGGTATTTATCCGATAACAGTAACGGATGCATTAGGAGACGAAGTGACAATTGAGTCACAACCACAGCGAATTGTCTCACTAGTGCCTAGTGTAACGGAGACGGTTTTTGCTGTCGGAGCAGGAGAAAAAGTAGTAGGACGTTCGGATTGGGATAATTATCCTGAGGAAGTTTTAGAGATTGAATCAATCGGTGGAATGGAATTTGATGTTGAAAAAATTATCTCATTATCACCTGATGTAGTGTTAGCGCATGAATCTGGCGTTGGATCTGGTGAGGAAGGCTTAAATCAAATCCGTAATGCCAATATTCCAGTTGTTGTCGTTCCAAATTCGAATTCGCTAGCTGATGTATACGAGGCAATTGAATTTATTGGGGCCGTAACAGGTTATCAGGATGAATCGAGTACGATTGTTTCAGAAATGCAAACAGCATTTGCAGCAATTGAAGACAAAGCAAGCGCGATTTCAGAAGATGAGCGTAAAAGAGTGTGGGTAGAAATTGGACCTGCTCCAGAGATTTACACTACGGGTAGTGGTACTTTCATGGATGAAATGTTGAGTTTGATTAATGCTGTGAATGTAGCTGGTGACGAGGAAGGATGGCCAATGTTCACAGAAGAAGAAGCTGTGGCTTTTAATCCAGATGTTATCTTACTTACATATGGCCATTATTTTGAAAATGCAACAGAGTCAGTTTTAAGTCGTGCGGCTTGGGCTGATATTCCAGCTGTAGCAAATAACGAAATTTATGAGGTGGTTTCAGATGAAGTGGAAAGACCTGGACCACGGTTAACAAAGGGAGTAGAGCAGATTGCAAAAGCAGTTTATCCAGAGGTATTTGGCGAATAA
- a CDS encoding ATP-binding cassette domain-containing protein, which produces MIHCQNITIQYGSVKVIDDIDFKVNKGEVFGIIGPNGSGKTSLLKAIGGA; this is translated from the coding sequence ATGATTCATTGTCAAAACATTACGATCCAGTATGGTTCAGTTAAAGTTATAGATGACATTGATTTTAAAGTGAATAAAGGCGAAGTATTTGGCATTATTGGACCTAATGGGAGTGGGAAGACAAGTTTACTGAAAGCAATTGGTGGGGCCTAG
- a CDS encoding FecCD family ABC transporter permease: MQKQFIQRYLANNIKFAYVIVILFCFFALTISIGKGSVELPFLTVLQILATEIFRLPLLVELDPMHINIVMEIRLPRVLLAMFVGACLALAGAAFQGFLKNPLADPYTLGVSSGSAVGAVAVIFFGISIPILGRFTLPFISILAGFATLFLVISFARLVQRSMAAETIILAGIIFSSFLGSFISLMIALTGEELRQIISWLMGSVAMRGWSYVWMIIPCLLIGTLLLLFNRQELNALAFGEETARQLGVNIAVRKIMILVGATIVTGGAVAVSGTIGFVGLVIPHLTRLLWGADHRHLLPLSMFIGAGFLALTDLVARTIISPTELPIGVITAIIGAPVFALLLLKQRRREE, translated from the coding sequence TTGCAAAAGCAGTTTATCCAGAGGTATTTGGCGAATAATATAAAATTTGCATATGTTATAGTCATTCTGTTTTGCTTTTTTGCTTTAACAATAAGTATTGGAAAGGGAAGTGTTGAGCTTCCCTTTCTAACTGTTTTGCAAATACTGGCAACAGAAATTTTCCGGTTGCCGCTATTAGTAGAACTAGACCCAATGCACATTAATATCGTCATGGAGATTCGACTTCCACGCGTTTTACTTGCGATGTTTGTTGGGGCTTGTTTAGCATTAGCTGGTGCAGCCTTTCAAGGTTTTTTAAAAAATCCACTTGCAGATCCCTATACGCTTGGGGTGTCTTCAGGTTCAGCTGTTGGAGCGGTTGCTGTTATATTTTTTGGTATTAGTATTCCAATCCTTGGCAGATTTACATTGCCTTTTATTAGCATTCTTGCTGGTTTTGCTACTCTTTTTCTCGTTATCTCATTTGCAAGACTAGTTCAACGTTCCATGGCAGCAGAAACAATTATTTTAGCAGGAATTATATTCAGCTCTTTCTTGGGATCTTTTATCTCACTTATGATTGCTCTAACTGGTGAAGAATTAAGGCAAATTATCTCCTGGCTTATGGGGAGTGTTGCAATGAGAGGTTGGTCATACGTGTGGATGATTATCCCTTGTTTGCTAATTGGAACGTTGTTATTGCTATTTAATCGGCAAGAATTAAATGCACTTGCTTTTGGAGAAGAGACGGCAAGGCAGCTTGGTGTTAATATTGCCGTTCGAAAAATCATGATTTTAGTTGGTGCAACAATAGTAACAGGTGGTGCGGTTGCGGTCTCTGGTACGATTGGATTTGTCGGTCTTGTCATTCCTCATTTAACTCGATTGCTATGGGGAGCCGATCACCGTCACCTGTTGCCATTATCGATGTTTATAGGAGCAGGTTTTTTAGCGTTAACCGACCTTGTAGCTAGAACCATTATTTCTCCAACTGAACTGCCAATTGGTGTTATTACAGCAATCATTGGAGCGCCTGTGTTTGCACTGCTACTCTTAAAGCAAAGAAGAAGAGAAGAATGA
- a CDS encoding cob(I)yrinic acid a,c-diamide adenosyltransferase — protein sequence MRLYTRTGDEGKTSVIGGRLEKDDIRVVAYGTTDELNSFIGQVITQLDENIFPDIKQELIKIQHELFDCGGDLAMVKVSEDRPYKAKQEIIDYLEGRIDEYIKEAPELERFILPGGAVPAATLHVCRTVTRRAERSVSTLYRESNVCNPIVLKYLNRLSDYFFAIARVVNHRLNVKDVEYERSAIVFRDGKRKK from the coding sequence ATGAGATTATATACACGTACAGGTGATGAAGGAAAAACAAGTGTCATAGGAGGACGACTTGAAAAGGATGACATAAGGGTCGTTGCATATGGCACGACTGACGAATTGAATTCTTTTATCGGACAAGTCATTACACAACTAGATGAAAATATTTTCCCTGATATCAAACAAGAGTTGATTAAAATTCAACATGAACTCTTTGATTGTGGAGGTGATTTAGCTATGGTGAAAGTATCTGAAGATCGTCCATACAAAGCAAAGCAGGAGATCATTGATTATCTTGAAGGGAGAATTGATGAGTATATAAAAGAAGCACCAGAATTAGAAAGATTTATTTTGCCTGGTGGCGCAGTACCAGCAGCTACCTTACATGTTTGTCGGACGGTTACACGCCGTGCAGAACGGTCTGTATCAACGCTTTATCGTGAATCAAATGTATGTAATCCTATTGTGCTTAAATATTTAAATAGGCTTTCAGATTACTTTTTTGCGATTGCTCGTGTAGTTAATCATCGGTTGAATGTAAAAGATGTAGAGTATGAAAGAAGTGCGATTGTCTTTAGAGATGGAAAAAGAAAAAAATAG
- a CDS encoding adenosylcobinamide-GDP ribazoletransferase: MIGMRNSFRVWLDGLILAFQLLTIVPLSKQVQWDEARAKASVASYPLVGFALASLLSAQWLLLANVTFISPLVAALWLLTFSAFFSGGLHLDGWTDFHDAVFSRRSREHKLDIMKDPQVGTFGVLALLLLLGWRFVFIFELFRLAPQTVLLAVFLIPILVRLLLGWQLLLGRFAREDGMAAALKSAKTKGNIAIYSLWTIVLLGFLLFVSPIYLLLPGAAFLFLVVWQKWVVYQLGGITGDTVGAGAEGGKRCYGESFGCYSY; the protein is encoded by the coding sequence ATGATTGGAATGAGAAATAGCTTTCGGGTATGGTTGGACGGTTTGATTCTCGCATTCCAACTCTTAACGATCGTCCCGCTTTCGAAACAAGTTCAGTGGGATGAAGCAAGGGCTAAGGCATCCGTTGCATCTTATCCACTAGTAGGATTTGCCTTAGCATCACTATTATCTGCCCAATGGCTTCTCTTAGCTAATGTAACGTTTATATCTCCGCTTGTTGCGGCTTTATGGCTTCTAACTTTTTCTGCTTTTTTCTCAGGAGGATTGCATCTTGATGGATGGACCGATTTTCACGATGCTGTTTTTTCTCGCAGAAGTCGTGAACATAAATTAGATATTATGAAGGATCCACAAGTTGGGACATTTGGCGTTTTAGCATTACTCTTACTTTTAGGTTGGCGATTTGTTTTCATATTTGAGTTATTCAGACTAGCCCCTCAAACGGTTCTTTTGGCTGTCTTTCTAATCCCGATACTTGTGAGGCTTCTGCTAGGGTGGCAGCTCTTACTTGGAAGATTTGCTCGCGAGGATGGAATGGCAGCTGCATTAAAGTCAGCAAAGACAAAAGGGAATATCGCGATATATAGTCTATGGACTATCGTTTTACTAGGCTTCTTGTTGTTCGTATCACCAATCTATCTTTTATTACCTGGAGCAGCCTTTCTCTTTCTGGTTGTGTGGCAGAAGTGGGTCGTATACCAGCTTGGGGGTATTACAGGTGACACTGTTGGAGCAGGAGCGGAAGGGGGGAAACGATGTTATGGGGAATCGTTTGGTTGTTACTCTTATTAG
- the cbiB gene encoding adenosylcobinamide-phosphate synthase CbiB, which translates to MAHLIAILLAVIIDRIVGDPRSLPHPVVGIGKLITVCDRYLNKGEAKRAKGLLMLIFICTFVFLVTICIVLLSYRIHLYIGIAVEAWIISTTIAARGLMQAAEEVAVPLRKGNFSESRKKLSYIVGRDTETLNEEEITRATVETVAENTSDGVTAPLFFALIGGAPLAMLYRAVNTCDSMVGYKNNTYKEFGWASAKFDDLLNWVPSRLTAAVMILSIRAMGDRTKQQCWEIVRRDARKHPSPNSGWTEAAMAALMAVQLGGVNTYKGVVSNRAKMGNDERALKVNDIEVANKIMLKTVNQFTLFILLVGGAIYAIT; encoded by the coding sequence ATGGCTCATCTTATCGCAATCCTTTTAGCTGTTATAATTGATCGAATTGTTGGAGATCCCCGCTCACTCCCTCACCCCGTTGTCGGGATTGGAAAACTCATAACTGTATGTGATCGTTATTTAAATAAAGGGGAAGCAAAAAGAGCTAAAGGCTTATTGATGCTTATTTTCATTTGTACTTTCGTTTTTCTTGTAACCATTTGTATTGTTTTACTTTCTTATAGGATCCATTTGTATATTGGAATTGCTGTTGAAGCTTGGATTATTTCTACTACTATTGCGGCAAGAGGATTAATGCAAGCAGCTGAGGAGGTAGCTGTTCCCTTAAGGAAAGGGAACTTCAGTGAATCTAGAAAAAAACTGTCCTATATAGTTGGGCGAGATACAGAAACATTAAATGAAGAAGAGATTACCCGAGCGACGGTTGAAACAGTGGCTGAAAATACGAGTGATGGAGTAACAGCTCCATTGTTCTTTGCCTTAATTGGTGGGGCGCCGCTTGCGATGCTCTATCGTGCAGTAAATACTTGTGATTCAATGGTCGGTTATAAAAATAATACATACAAGGAATTTGGTTGGGCTTCAGCGAAATTCGATGATTTACTAAATTGGGTTCCTAGTAGATTAACAGCTGCTGTGATGATTCTTTCGATTAGGGCAATGGGTGACCGAACAAAGCAGCAATGTTGGGAAATTGTAAGAAGAGATGCAAGAAAACATCCAAGCCCTAATAGTGGTTGGACTGAGGCAGCTATGGCGGCTTTAATGGCAGTTCAATTAGGTGGAGTTAATACATATAAAGGTGTTGTTTCCAATAGAGCAAAAATGGGAAACGATGAGCGAGCTTTAAAGGTGAACGATATAGAGGTGGCAAATAAAATCATGCTGAAAACTGTTAATCAATTCACATTGTTCATTTTGCTTGTAGGAGGGGCTATTTATGCTATTACCTAA
- a CDS encoding bifunctional adenosylcobinamide kinase/adenosylcobinamide-phosphate guanylyltransferase, with the protein MIVFISGGVRSGKSDYAEERARLLYAKEQKNLIYIATSDVYDEEMHVRVKRHQEQRKRDEVNWKVYEKPSNIADLLSGFQQGDVILLDCVTTLLSNELFNGWQQGEKKWTSPSFIAEVEKKMIHLVSELAEGPYTAFVVSNELCFDLPPQDRATSIYIRLLGRIHQDIVSRAKEAVLIENRLVLLKKRGDKHDWNEK; encoded by the coding sequence ATGATTGTTTTTATTTCAGGAGGAGTAAGAAGTGGAAAAAGTGATTACGCAGAAGAACGAGCGCGCTTACTATACGCAAAAGAACAGAAGAATCTAATCTATATAGCAACAAGTGATGTGTATGATGAGGAAATGCATGTTCGAGTTAAAAGACACCAGGAGCAAAGAAAAAGGGATGAGGTTAATTGGAAAGTCTACGAGAAACCTTCAAATATTGCCGATCTTTTATCTGGATTTCAACAAGGGGATGTCATCCTGCTCGATTGTGTCACGACACTTTTAAGTAATGAATTATTTAATGGCTGGCAGCAAGGTGAGAAAAAATGGACAAGTCCGTCCTTTATTGCTGAAGTAGAAAAGAAGATGATTCATTTAGTTTCAGAATTGGCTGAAGGACCTTATACAGCCTTTGTTGTATCGAATGAACTGTGTTTCGATTTACCGCCTCAAGACAGGGCAACTTCTATTTATATTCGCTTACTCGGACGGATACATCAAGATATTGTTTCAAGAGCGAAGGAAGCCGTCCTAATTGAAAATCGTTTAGTACTTCTGAAAAAAAGGGGGGACAAGCATGATTGGAATGAGAAATAG
- a CDS encoding adenosylcobinamide amidohydrolase, translated as MDNRSLSSYRSKELARKVAVLPQQSETAFSYSVWDVVALGRYPYLKGWLQGVTKKDNEVITQAMQQTNTYQFKDKSMQQLSGGERQRVLVARALAQEPDILLLDEPTNHLDISHQMSLLNSLQQWSRERGLTVIAVLHDLNMASLYCDRVLLLDKGKAVALGTPVHVMEEKQLGNVYETTLERKEHPAVPSPLITFIPEKVLDSAALNTLQIERSKEWIKIESTQKWKTLSSSVIGAGFRWHNQFVNRHVNKNYHFDNVELEYAEYLQRNGLDPKDTLGMMTAAMLDDASIVVSKGEPAVMAIISAGASNAVDASVAYQQADWKPSIGTINIWIFIEGVLPEAAYIQATMTVTEAKAKALNDEQILDPVSQTIATGTSTDSVLIAASQSGPSYPYAGTITSLGKEIARLVYQGTREALERNKRRRKLT; from the coding sequence ATCGATAATAGAAGTTTATCTTCTTATCGTTCCAAAGAATTGGCTAGAAAAGTTGCGGTGTTGCCGCAACAATCTGAAACAGCTTTTTCTTATTCCGTCTGGGATGTAGTGGCATTGGGAAGGTATCCCTACCTAAAAGGCTGGTTGCAAGGAGTTACCAAAAAAGATAATGAAGTGATTACTCAGGCTATGCAACAAACAAATACATATCAGTTCAAAGATAAATCCATGCAACAATTAAGTGGAGGAGAGCGACAGCGAGTGTTAGTAGCGAGGGCGCTTGCTCAAGAACCTGATATTCTTTTATTAGATGAACCAACAAATCATTTAGATATTTCACATCAAATGAGTTTGTTAAATTCCCTACAGCAGTGGTCACGTGAAAGAGGACTAACTGTCATTGCCGTTTTGCACGATTTGAATATGGCAAGCCTTTATTGTGATCGGGTTCTTTTGTTAGATAAAGGGAAGGCTGTTGCACTTGGGACGCCGGTTCATGTAATGGAGGAAAAGCAGTTGGGAAATGTCTATGAAACGACACTTGAAAGAAAAGAACATCCCGCCGTTCCGAGTCCACTAATTACATTTATCCCTGAGAAAGTACTTGATTCAGCTGCCTTAAACACTCTACAGATTGAGAGATCGAAAGAGTGGATAAAAATAGAAAGTACGCAAAAATGGAAGACGTTGTCCTCCTCTGTTATCGGTGCTGGATTTCGTTGGCACAATCAATTTGTGAATCGACACGTCAACAAAAATTATCACTTTGACAATGTTGAACTTGAGTATGCCGAGTATTTGCAAAGAAATGGACTAGACCCGAAGGATACTTTAGGGATGATGACGGCAGCGATGCTAGATGATGCATCCATTGTTGTATCAAAAGGCGAACCTGCCGTTATGGCAATTATTAGTGCTGGAGCTTCCAATGCAGTTGATGCTTCCGTAGCCTATCAGCAGGCAGATTGGAAACCTTCTATTGGTACGATAAATATTTGGATTTTCATTGAGGGAGTCTTACCTGAAGCGGCGTATATCCAAGCGACGATGACAGTTACGGAAGCGAAAGCAAAGGCATTAAATGATGAACAGATTTTAGACCCTGTTAGTCAAACAATTGCAACGGGAACATCAACTGATAGTGTTTTGATTGCAGCTTCTCAGTCTGGACCTAGCTATCCTTATGCAGGCACGATTACGTCACTTGGAAAGGAAATAGCTAGATTAGTCTATCAAGGAACAAGAGAAGCGCTTGAACGAAATAAAAGAAGGAGAAAGCTAACATGA